One segment of Pandoraea pnomenusa DNA contains the following:
- a CDS encoding LysR family transcriptional regulator: MNKLREIECFIAVVESGSFVKAAVTLGISKTAISRYVADLEARLGTRLLQRTTRRLSLTEPGQRYVERCRQILAELDEADAMAGEQDGQPAGPLRINAPHTFGVLHLAPLWPTFLARHPQVSLDITLSDRLVDIVDEGFDLAIRITRLPDSSLVHRRLAGTRMVLCASPDYLGRHGIPQHPSELAHHETVGYSYFSHRREWRFDGPDGPVSVRTHARLIADNGDTCLAAAVAGAGIILQPAFLVQDALRDGQLVEFLPEYTQGETGIYVVYPTRKYLSAKVRVLIDFLVEAFAMPGWRALDENARTTNLPASAAKAP; this comes from the coding sequence ATGAACAAACTTCGCGAGATCGAGTGCTTCATCGCCGTCGTCGAATCGGGCAGCTTCGTGAAAGCCGCGGTCACGCTCGGCATCTCGAAGACAGCGATCTCGCGCTACGTCGCCGATCTCGAGGCGCGCCTCGGCACGCGTCTGCTCCAGCGCACCACGCGCCGGCTGTCGCTCACCGAGCCCGGGCAGCGATACGTCGAGCGCTGTCGCCAGATCCTCGCGGAACTCGACGAAGCGGATGCCATGGCAGGCGAGCAGGACGGGCAACCGGCCGGGCCGCTGCGTATCAACGCGCCACACACGTTCGGCGTGCTGCATCTCGCGCCGCTCTGGCCGACTTTTCTCGCACGGCACCCGCAGGTCTCGCTCGACATCACGCTCAGTGACCGCCTCGTGGATATCGTCGACGAGGGCTTCGATCTGGCGATCCGGATCACGCGGCTGCCCGACTCGTCGCTGGTGCACCGCCGGCTGGCCGGAACCCGGATGGTGCTGTGCGCGTCCCCCGATTATCTGGGGCGGCATGGCATCCCCCAGCATCCCAGTGAGCTGGCGCATCACGAGACCGTGGGCTACAGCTACTTTTCCCATCGACGCGAGTGGCGTTTCGACGGCCCCGACGGGCCCGTCTCGGTACGCACACATGCGCGATTGATCGCCGACAACGGCGACACCTGCCTGGCGGCCGCCGTGGCCGGCGCGGGCATCATCCTGCAACCGGCGTTTCTGGTGCAGGACGCCCTGCGCGATGGCCAACTCGTCGAATTCCTGCCCGAATACACGCAGGGCGAGACGGGCATCTACGTGGTGTATCCCACGCGCAAATACCTGAGCGCCAAGGTCCGCGTGCTCATCGACTTCCTTGTCGAGGCGTTTGCCATGCCCGGCTGGCGGGCGCTCGACGAGAACGCGCGCACCACGAATCTTCCTGCATCCGCCGCGAAAGCCCCCTGA
- a CDS encoding DoxX family protein, with protein sequence MIDTKTAPYAALLLRVSLGILFLAHLSLKVFVFTVPGFVGFMGSLGLPPVVAYATMALEFVGGLMLITGFYARWAALPLAALMLGTIVSVHGHNGWMFANKGGGWEFPAFWLVALLVVALLGDGAFAIRRARTA encoded by the coding sequence ATGATCGATACGAAAACCGCCCCGTACGCCGCGCTGTTGCTGCGTGTCTCGCTGGGTATCCTCTTCCTCGCGCACCTCTCGCTCAAGGTGTTCGTGTTCACCGTTCCCGGCTTCGTCGGCTTCATGGGCTCGCTGGGCCTGCCGCCGGTCGTCGCCTATGCGACCATGGCGCTGGAGTTCGTCGGCGGCCTGATGCTGATCACCGGCTTTTACGCCCGCTGGGCCGCCCTGCCCCTGGCCGCACTGATGCTCGGCACCATCGTCTCGGTGCATGGGCACAATGGCTGGATGTTCGCCAACAAGGGCGGTGGCTGGGAGTTCCCCGCGTTCTGGCTCGTCGCGTTGCTCGTCGTGGCCCTGCTGGGTGACGGCGCCTTCGCGATCCGTCGCGCGCGCACTGCCTGA
- the glcF gene encoding glycolate oxidase subunit GlcF, translating into MQTNLAEFLRQTPDGDEAEAILRKCVHCGFCTATCPTYQLLGDELDGPRGRIYLIKQMVEGQSVTRETQRHLDRCLTCRSCESTCPSGVQYGRLADIGRRHVDAQVGRPAGERALRWTLARVLPNRALFTPALRLGQQFRTLLPRSLREKVPHRQRSGSWPQGKHARRMLMLEGCVQPGMLPNVNKATARVMDALGIEMIRPASAGCCGAIRLHLNYHDDGLDDVRRNIDAWWPDIEAGAEAIVINASGCGATVKEYGHLLRHDPKYAGKAQRVAELARDLSEVLLDNLEALQRRVPNRKLGKIAYHPPCTLQHGQQLKGVVEKVLAGVGVNVVLPQDSHICCGSAGTYSVTQPGLSHQLRDAKWKSLDALAPELVVSANVGCICHLQATAKGEHARDHAPVQHWIELLDRMIATA; encoded by the coding sequence ATGCAAACGAACCTCGCAGAATTCCTCCGTCAGACCCCGGATGGCGACGAAGCCGAAGCCATTCTCCGCAAGTGTGTGCATTGCGGATTCTGTACCGCGACCTGCCCGACATACCAGTTGCTGGGCGATGAACTCGACGGCCCGCGCGGTCGCATCTACCTCATCAAGCAAATGGTCGAAGGCCAGAGCGTGACGCGCGAGACCCAGCGCCACCTGGACCGGTGCCTGACCTGCCGCAGTTGTGAATCGACGTGTCCGTCGGGGGTGCAGTACGGACGTCTGGCCGACATCGGCCGTCGTCATGTCGACGCGCAAGTGGGCCGACCGGCCGGGGAACGCGCCCTGCGCTGGACGCTCGCACGCGTGCTGCCCAACCGCGCCCTGTTCACACCGGCACTGCGTCTGGGCCAGCAGTTCCGCACCTTGCTGCCGCGCTCGCTGCGCGAGAAGGTGCCTCATCGGCAGCGCTCCGGCAGTTGGCCGCAGGGCAAGCACGCCCGACGCATGCTCATGCTCGAGGGCTGCGTGCAGCCGGGCATGCTGCCCAACGTCAACAAGGCCACCGCGCGGGTCATGGACGCGCTCGGCATCGAGATGATCCGCCCCGCGTCGGCCGGCTGCTGCGGTGCCATCCGCCTGCACCTGAACTATCACGACGACGGTCTCGACGACGTGCGCCGCAACATCGACGCCTGGTGGCCCGACATCGAAGCCGGCGCCGAGGCGATCGTGATCAATGCGTCCGGTTGCGGCGCGACCGTCAAGGAATACGGCCATCTGCTCCGACACGATCCGAAGTATGCGGGCAAGGCGCAACGCGTCGCCGAACTCGCGCGCGATCTGTCCGAAGTGCTCCTCGACAACCTCGAAGCCCTCCAGCGCCGCGTCCCGAATCGCAAGCTTGGCAAGATCGCGTACCACCCGCCGTGCACATTGCAACACGGCCAGCAACTCAAGGGCGTGGTGGAGAAGGTGCTCGCCGGCGTGGGCGTGAACGTGGTGCTGCCGCAGGACAGCCATATCTGCTGTGGCTCGGCAGGCACTTATTCGGTGACGCAGCCCGGGCTGTCCCATCAGTTGCGCGATGCCAAATGGAAGTCGCTCGACGCCCTGGCGCCGGAGCTGGTCGTCTCGGCCAACGTCGGATGCATCTGTCACCTGCAGGCGACCGCCAAGGGCGAGCATGCACGCGATCATGCGCCGGTCCAGCACTGGATCGAGCTGCTCGACCGCATGATCGCAACGGCATAG
- the glcE gene encoding glycolate oxidase subunit GlcE: MQAAAQALAAIRERVLAATSSGTPLDIRGGNTKRWYGQAPSGEALDMRAYRGIVSYDPAELVITARAGTPLAEIEAALAERGQILPFEPPHFGPHATLGGCIAAGLAGPRRPHVGAPRDFVLGAVVMNGRGEVLHFGGQVMKNVAGYDVSRVLAGSLGTLGVLLELSIKVLPCSVAEATLRFAMTQAQAIEQLNRWGGQPLPLMGSAWHDGMLSVRLGGAAAAIAAARAAMGGEPLDAIAAHGFWQSLREQTHPFFSAAPVAGDGQPLWRLSVPPTTPPLVHGDEQLIEWGGAQRWWITPRDAAEVRAIAAAAGGHATLFRHGDKSAGVFTPPPAALHAIGERLQQAFDPSRIFNRHRLYC; this comes from the coding sequence GACATTCGCGGCGGCAACACCAAGCGCTGGTACGGCCAGGCCCCATCGGGCGAGGCGCTCGACATGCGCGCCTATCGCGGCATCGTCTCGTACGATCCGGCCGAACTGGTCATTACCGCGCGTGCCGGCACGCCGCTCGCCGAGATCGAGGCGGCGCTGGCCGAACGGGGCCAGATACTGCCGTTCGAGCCACCGCACTTCGGCCCGCACGCCACCCTGGGCGGCTGCATCGCCGCCGGTCTGGCCGGCCCGCGGCGCCCGCACGTGGGGGCGCCGCGCGATTTCGTCCTCGGCGCCGTGGTGATGAATGGCCGGGGCGAGGTGCTGCATTTCGGTGGACAAGTCATGAAGAACGTGGCGGGTTACGACGTCTCGCGTGTACTCGCCGGATCGCTCGGCACACTGGGCGTGCTCCTCGAACTGTCCATCAAGGTCCTGCCCTGCTCCGTGGCCGAGGCCACGTTGCGCTTCGCGATGACGCAGGCGCAGGCGATCGAACAACTCAATCGCTGGGGCGGTCAGCCGTTGCCGCTCATGGGCTCCGCGTGGCACGACGGCATGTTGAGCGTGCGTCTGGGTGGCGCCGCGGCCGCGATTGCCGCGGCACGCGCCGCCATGGGCGGCGAGCCGCTCGACGCGATCGCGGCGCATGGCTTCTGGCAGTCGCTGCGCGAGCAGACACATCCGTTCTTCTCGGCGGCGCCGGTCGCCGGTGACGGCCAGCCGCTGTGGCGACTGTCGGTGCCGCCGACCACGCCGCCGCTGGTGCATGGCGACGAGCAACTGATCGAATGGGGCGGCGCGCAGCGATGGTGGATCACGCCGCGCGACGCCGCCGAAGTCCGCGCGATTGCCGCAGCCGCGGGCGGTCATGCTACGCTGTTTCGCCATGGCGACAAGTCGGCAGGGGTGTTCACCCCACCACCGGCCGCGTTGCACGCTATCGGCGAACGATTGCAGCAAGCTTTCGACCCGAGCCGCATCTTCAACCGCCATCGGCTGTATTGCTAA
- a CDS encoding dioxygenase family protein, translating to MSALPTLFVSHGSPLLAVDPGRTGPLLTALGRAVPRPKEILVISPHWSTPTPRVGSLAQQRTIHDFGGFPRELYALEYPAAGAPALAGRTVQLLRDAGLPASTDDQWGLDHGAWVPLRYLYPDADVPVTQLSLQRHMGPEYQYQLGQRLAPLAREGVLIVASGSFTHNLHEVFRAPSEDRAEAPYLSEFVAWFTSHLAAMDLDALFDYRARAPHAERAHPTDEHLLPLYIALGAADNAAQQTHFDTGSTYGALRMDAFAFGDAAPSLADVSALAQ from the coding sequence ATGTCTGCCCTTCCCACCCTCTTCGTCTCTCACGGCTCGCCGCTGCTCGCGGTCGATCCGGGCCGCACCGGCCCGTTGTTGACGGCGTTGGGACGTGCGGTGCCGCGTCCGAAGGAGATTCTCGTGATCTCCCCGCACTGGTCGACACCGACGCCGCGCGTGGGCAGTCTCGCGCAACAACGCACGATCCACGACTTCGGCGGTTTCCCTCGCGAACTCTACGCACTGGAGTATCCGGCGGCCGGCGCGCCCGCGCTGGCCGGGCGTACGGTGCAATTGCTGCGCGACGCCGGATTGCCCGCATCCACCGACGACCAATGGGGGCTCGATCACGGCGCCTGGGTGCCGCTGCGCTACCTTTACCCCGATGCGGACGTACCGGTCACGCAGTTGTCCTTGCAACGGCACATGGGTCCCGAATACCAGTATCAGCTCGGGCAGCGCCTCGCGCCGCTCGCGCGCGAAGGTGTCTTGATCGTGGCGTCGGGCAGCTTCACGCACAACCTGCACGAGGTGTTCCGTGCGCCGTCGGAAGATCGTGCCGAAGCACCGTATCTGTCGGAGTTCGTCGCCTGGTTCACGTCGCATCTCGCCGCCATGGATCTCGACGCCCTGTTCGACTATCGGGCGCGCGCCCCGCATGCCGAGCGCGCGCATCCGACGGACGAGCATCTGTTACCGCTCTACATTGCGCTGGGTGCGGCCGACAATGCCGCGCAACAAACGCACTTCGACACGGGCTCGACCTACGGCGCACTGCGCATGGACGCCTTCGCATTCGGCGATGCCGCCCCGTCGCTCGCGGACGTGAGCGCGCTGGCACAATAG